The Desertifilum tharense IPPAS B-1220 genome includes a region encoding these proteins:
- a CDS encoding 2Fe-2S iron-sulfur cluster binding domain-containing protein — protein sequence MTQITFLPDRVTVEAQPGEPLLDVAERAGITIPTGCLMGSCHACEVEVDDEQVICACITAVPRDKQAMTINVFVDPTW from the coding sequence ATGACTCAAATTACTTTTTTACCGGATCGGGTAACGGTTGAAGCCCAGCCAGGAGAACCCCTACTTGATGTCGCCGAACGAGCCGGAATCACAATTCCCACCGGCTGTTTGATGGGGTCTTGCCACGCCTGCGAGGTGGAGGTGGATGATGAACAAGTTATTTGTGCTTGTATTACGGCAGTCCCTAGGGATAAGCAGGCGATGACTATTAATGTGTTTGTCGATCCGACTTGGTAG
- a CDS encoding SagB/ThcOx family dehydrogenase produces the protein MSEIRSSIAQHYHQRTKYDPETIASKNQGLDWDRQPTPFKEYKIGTLIDLKPYLKASSDLQSYSQIEQEWMRLSRFLFCSYGVTAMVPTLMGDPLYLRAVPSAGGLYPAEVYLVSRGTRLLNAGLYNYQAKTHCLVHFWDSEVWSALQAACFWHPILEQTQLALVTTAIFFRSAWRYQDRAYRRICLDTGHLLGNLELAGSLNGYRPHLLGGFVDSAVNELLYLDPQQEGAIAVIPLNESPTHPQPYRTALASSTQTQYPAIPDGELLNHLHQATQIPSELVSVVEWQAEFPEATLEDKYNFPFCLKVSTATDPISWGENLQGLEQTILKRRSTRAYTGADLTLDELKFLLNFTYQPHRYLPQGLDAAPDYFDLGLIETFLVVSGVSGLDEGCYYYAPKAQELRQIRFKNFRRELHYLCLGQDLGRDAGAVLFHTADLKKAVQKYGDRVYRYLHMDAGHLGQRLNLAAIHLGLGVSGIGGFFDDQVNEVLGIPTDEAVVYITTLGRPR, from the coding sequence ATGTCAGAGATTCGCTCGTCAATTGCCCAACACTACCATCAACGGACCAAATACGACCCAGAAACCATCGCCAGCAAAAATCAAGGGCTGGACTGGGATCGTCAGCCTACTCCGTTTAAGGAATATAAGATCGGCACGCTCATCGATCTTAAACCCTACCTCAAAGCCTCTTCAGATCTACAAAGTTACAGCCAAATCGAGCAAGAGTGGATGCGCTTGTCGCGTTTTCTGTTCTGTAGCTATGGCGTCACCGCAATGGTACCCACCTTAATGGGCGATCCTCTCTATCTGAGAGCAGTTCCTTCGGCGGGGGGTCTTTATCCGGCTGAAGTCTATCTCGTTTCGCGGGGAACGCGCCTGCTAAATGCGGGTTTATATAACTATCAAGCCAAAACCCATTGCTTAGTCCATTTTTGGGATAGCGAAGTTTGGTCTGCTCTGCAAGCCGCTTGCTTTTGGCACCCCATCCTCGAACAAACCCAGTTAGCACTGGTGACAACGGCGATTTTCTTTCGTTCGGCGTGGCGCTACCAGGATCGCGCGTATCGGCGAATTTGTCTAGATACGGGTCATTTACTGGGCAACTTAGAGCTAGCGGGTAGCTTAAACGGCTATCGCCCGCATCTGTTGGGGGGGTTTGTCGATTCAGCCGTGAATGAGTTATTGTATCTCGACCCGCAGCAAGAGGGCGCGATCGCAGTCATTCCCTTAAACGAGTCGCCAACCCATCCCCAACCCTACCGAACGGCGCTCGCTTCGAGTACCCAAACCCAATACCCCGCCATTCCCGACGGCGAACTTTTAAACCATTTACACCAAGCCACCCAAATTCCCAGCGAATTAGTTAGCGTCGTCGAGTGGCAAGCAGAATTTCCGGAAGCAACCCTTGAAGATAAGTACAATTTTCCCTTTTGTCTGAAAGTTTCCACCGCCACCGATCCCATCAGTTGGGGTGAAAATCTCCAAGGTTTAGAACAAACTATTCTCAAACGTCGTTCCACCCGCGCCTATACTGGAGCAGACCTAACCCTCGACGAACTGAAGTTTCTGCTCAACTTCACCTATCAACCCCATCGCTACTTGCCCCAAGGGTTAGATGCTGCACCCGATTATTTTGATTTGGGCTTAATTGAAACCTTCCTCGTGGTTTCCGGAGTCAGCGGCCTAGATGAAGGGTGCTATTACTACGCTCCTAAAGCCCAGGAACTGCGGCAAATTCGATTTAAGAACTTTCGCAGAGAATTGCATTATCTCTGTTTAGGACAAGATTTAGGTCGCGATGCGGGGGCCGTATTATTCCACACCGCCGACTTAAAAAAAGCCGTGCAAAAATATGGCGATCGCGTTTATCGCTACCTCCACATGGATGCCGGTCATCTCGGACAGCGTTTGAACCTCGCAGCCATCCACCTCGGTTTAGGCGTCAGTGGCATTGGTGGCTTCTTTGACGATCAAGTGAACGAAGTTCTCGGCATCCCCACCGACGAAGCCGTCGTTTACATCACCACCCTAGGCCGCCCCCGGTAA
- a CDS encoding GAF domain-containing protein: MSQLSSEQLQVELAALRREVAQLQALKSVLEVQAELTNRLFGMGKAATGTLMLRAMLLQAVQTANQFTGAEASSLFLLDENSVVTESVLARGATIREHKQNAIGTVLDRGLAGWVSRHRQTALIQDTQRDDRWITLPDQPYAVRSVLCVPLLKGYRLLGILTLMHPQPNHFNRVSVEMMEHLAPHLTLVLDNAQMDSQIDLLKQQWLDEPQQQEQRHPELSLIGLYMITSDMKFLYANARLAEMFGYPFGELVALDSVVDLLVPKDREFITEQIKQCFQGQMNSIAYAVKGLPKHGQPMGVDLQGERTKFYGKTVMIGTVKLL, encoded by the coding sequence ATGAGCCAGTTATCTTCCGAACAGTTACAAGTTGAATTAGCCGCCCTTCGTCGCGAAGTTGCCCAACTGCAAGCGTTGAAATCTGTACTTGAGGTGCAAGCAGAGTTAACAAATCGCTTGTTTGGCATGGGTAAAGCCGCTACCGGAACGCTGATGCTGAGGGCGATGTTGTTGCAAGCGGTGCAAACTGCCAATCAGTTTACGGGGGCTGAGGCGAGCAGTTTGTTTCTTTTGGATGAAAATAGTGTGGTGACTGAAAGCGTTTTGGCTCGTGGTGCAACCATTCGCGAACACAAGCAAAATGCGATTGGTACGGTTCTCGATCGCGGCTTGGCGGGTTGGGTGAGTCGCCATCGACAAACGGCGCTGATTCAAGATACCCAACGTGACGATCGCTGGATTACGTTGCCCGATCAACCCTATGCGGTGCGTTCGGTGCTGTGCGTTCCATTGCTTAAAGGATATCGCTTATTGGGGATTTTGACGCTAATGCATCCTCAACCCAATCATTTTAATCGGGTGTCGGTGGAGATGATGGAACATCTGGCTCCTCACTTGACGTTGGTGCTGGATAATGCCCAGATGGATTCTCAGATCGATCTCCTGAAGCAACAGTGGCTCGATGAACCTCAGCAGCAAGAACAGAGACACCCAGAACTTTCTCTGATTGGTTTATACATGATTACGAGCGATATGAAGTTTCTTTATGCCAATGCGCGTCTGGCTGAAATGTTTGGGTATCCTTTTGGAGAGCTAGTGGCGTTGGACTCTGTGGTGGATTTGCTGGTTCCGAAAGACCGCGAATTCATTACGGAGCAAATTAAACAGTGCTTCCAAGGCCAGATGAATAGTATTGCTTATGCGGTTAAGGGTTTGCCGAAACATGGACAACCGATGGGTGTGGATTTGCAAGGCGAACGAACCAAGTTTTACGGTAAAACGGTGATGATTGGGACGGTGAAGCTTTTGTAA
- the cobQ gene encoding cobyric acid synthase CobQ → MKAIMVVGTTSHAGKSLLCAALCRILGRRGWRVTPFKGQNMALNSYVTNSGGEIGYAQAVQAWAAGVAPRVEMNPILLKPQGDMTSQVIVKGKAIGRTRAADYYEQYFDLGWQAITESLQRLREEFDLIVCEGAGSPAEINLKHRDLTNMRVATYLNAATILVVDIDRGGAFAHIIGTLELLEPNERALIKGIVINKFRGQRSLLEPGIQWLEERTGIPVIGVIPWMDRNFPSEDSLDLFEQRSNRNTGEINIGVIRLPRISNFTDFDPLEAESTVNLQYISPKERLGYPDAVIIPGSKTTIADMLVLQQTGMAEAIREYVAAGGTVLGICGGFQMLGQMLADPEGVEGEEGRFKGLDLLPIKTVIAGQKIARQRVVTSNFPRAGLPVAGYEIHHGRTTLVESSTTQPLFDDSNLGLVNLNQSVWGTYLHGLFDNGPWRRTWLNRLRQQRGIAALPNGIANYRDQREALLDDLAHQIEAHLDLKPILE, encoded by the coding sequence ATGAAAGCCATCATGGTTGTCGGAACCACCTCCCACGCTGGGAAGTCCCTACTCTGCGCCGCACTCTGTCGAATCCTGGGGCGTCGAGGATGGCGAGTGACCCCCTTTAAAGGACAGAACATGGCCTTAAACTCCTACGTGACCAACAGTGGCGGAGAAATTGGCTATGCTCAAGCCGTCCAAGCTTGGGCTGCTGGGGTTGCGCCTCGCGTCGAAATGAATCCCATTTTGTTAAAGCCTCAAGGAGACATGACTTCTCAAGTGATCGTCAAAGGGAAAGCCATTGGGCGAACCCGCGCCGCCGATTATTACGAGCAGTATTTTGACCTGGGTTGGCAGGCGATTACCGAGTCGCTTCAGCGCCTGCGCGAAGAATTCGATCTGATTGTTTGTGAAGGTGCAGGGAGTCCCGCAGAAATTAATCTCAAGCATCGCGACTTAACGAATATGCGGGTTGCGACTTACCTGAATGCCGCTACTATCCTCGTTGTCGATATCGATCGGGGGGGAGCCTTTGCCCATATTATCGGTACCCTAGAGTTGCTAGAACCCAACGAACGAGCCTTAATTAAAGGCATTGTCATTAACAAGTTTCGCGGTCAGCGCAGCCTATTAGAACCGGGGATTCAATGGTTAGAAGAGAGAACCGGGATTCCCGTAATTGGGGTGATTCCCTGGATGGATCGCAATTTCCCCTCAGAAGATTCTCTCGACTTATTTGAGCAGCGCTCCAACCGCAATACAGGTGAAATTAATATTGGGGTGATTCGCTTGCCTCGAATTTCCAACTTCACGGACTTCGATCCGCTAGAAGCCGAATCAACCGTGAATTTACAATACATTAGCCCGAAAGAGCGCCTCGGCTATCCGGATGCAGTGATTATTCCGGGTTCTAAAACGACCATTGCCGATATGCTGGTTTTGCAGCAAACGGGTATGGCAGAAGCCATCCGAGAATATGTGGCTGCTGGGGGAACGGTTTTAGGGATTTGTGGCGGGTTTCAGATGCTCGGTCAAATGCTAGCCGATCCTGAAGGCGTAGAGGGGGAAGAAGGACGGTTTAAAGGGTTAGATTTACTCCCCATTAAAACCGTGATTGCCGGTCAAAAGATTGCCCGTCAGCGCGTTGTCACCTCAAATTTCCCTCGTGCTGGTTTGCCAGTTGCGGGGTATGAAATTCACCACGGACGCACGACTTTAGTCGAAAGTTCGACGACGCAACCGTTATTTGATGACTCTAATTTAGGGTTGGTTAACTTGAATCAATCGGTGTGGGGAACCTATTTGCACGGTCTTTTTGATAATGGGCCGTGGCGGCGGACTTGGTTAAATCGTTTGCGCCAGCAACGCGGGATTGCCGCTTTACCGAATGGAATTGCGAACTACCGCGATCAGCGAGAAGCGCTTTTGGATGACTTAGCGCATCAGATTGAGGCTCACTTAGATTTAAAACCCATTCTGGAATAG